One Chloroflexota bacterium genomic window carries:
- a CDS encoding type II toxin-antitoxin system VapC family toxin — MIFVDANVFMYAVGRSHPLQAHAQEFFADSLRNHTPLFTSAEVIQELMHVYLRVNRTHTLDSALELVDRASVQVWPLEEADLTLARQLHDRHPTLSARDLCHLASCRRRGVHEIMTFDQSLAAAGLKLTGNPE, encoded by the coding sequence ATGATCTTTGTAGATGCCAACGTCTTCATGTACGCGGTTGGGCGCTCGCACCCATTGCAAGCTCACGCTCAAGAGTTCTTTGCAGACTCACTGCGCAATCACACGCCGCTCTTCACCTCGGCAGAGGTTATCCAAGAGTTGATGCACGTCTACCTGCGGGTTAACAGGACGCACACCTTGGACTCGGCGTTGGAGTTAGTGGACCGAGCCAGTGTCCAAGTATGGCCGCTGGAGGAAGCCGACCTCACTCTCGCCCGCCAACTCCATGACCGGCATCCCACCCTTAGTGCCAGAGACTTGTGCCATCTTGCAAGCTGCCGGAGGCGAGGCGTGCATGAGATCATGACCTTCGACCAATCACTGGCTGCCGCCGGCTTGAAACTGA
- a CDS encoding antitoxin — MARVQLIIPDEDRDRFVQQARKEGMTFSAWLRAAARARLEQRQRVERFESPEDLKRFFAECSDREGPGREPDWEEHLRTLRESITSGLPGV, encoded by the coding sequence ATGGCCAGAGTCCAGTTGATAATCCCCGATGAAGACCGTGACCGGTTCGTTCAGCAAGCGCGAAAGGAGGGCATGACCTTCAGCGCATGGCTGAGAGCCGCCGCTCGTGCCCGGCTCGAACAACGACAGCGTGTCGAGCGGTTCGAATCGCCGGAGGACCTGAAGCGGTTCTTCGCAGAGTGCTCCGATCGTGAAGGTCCCGGCAGAGAACCGGATTGGGAAGAGCACCTCCGGACACTCCGCGAATCGATCACCAGCGGCCTCCCCGGCGTATGA